Sequence from the Clostridium cylindrosporum DSM 605 genome:
TTCTCTCTTTGGTCTAAAAAGTACCCTGTTTTTTGTCCATTTTCAATATCGACATGCATTTTTATTCCATTTTCACTTATTATAGTGTGTGGTTCAAAGTCTCCATATATAATTCCCTTAGATTGCTCTAGCCCTTCAAGTTCTCTAACATTATTATCATTTCTCTCAAATATACCCTTAGGTTCGATTACTTCTTTCAAAATGTCTACTATAATATCTTTATATTGATCAATACCATATGTTAATGTTTGAATAGATAAATAGTCATTAAATTTATCTACTATAATACCTGGCATCTCATCAGCTTCACCATATATAACTCTACAACTTGAAGTATCTACTACTTTTTTTCTATATTCCCAAGCTCTTTTTATTCTTCTTTCAAAAAATTCTCTATTTATTTCTTCCTTAGGGTTTCTTGTCATTATTCTAACTCTAATTGTTGAGTTATCATTTATATATCCTCTTCCTATGAACTTTCCCTTTGGATTTAGAACATCCACAATATCTCCATTTGAATATTCACCTTCTATTTTATCTATTTCATTATCATAAACCCATGGATGTCCCTTTTCTACTCTTTTTCTTATATTTGATTTTAAAGTAATTTTCGTCATGTAACTCTCCTTCATATTCTTAAGTATATTCAATAATTATATCATAAAAAATAACCTAAGCATAAGCCTAGGTTATTTGATTAGCGACCTTCACAGCATTTCTTATATTTTTTCCCACTACCACAAAAACATTCATCATTTCTTCCTAATGCTTTTAAAATATCTGACTTAGCATTTCCCTTCAACGTCCAAAGAGGGTTATTTTGTGCTAAGGCATCAATATGATTAATCACTGTTTTTTCATCAAGTATATCTATTTCTAGAGAAGTATTTAAAAAGTTTACTACTTCCTGGTTCGTATATCCATTATTTATTTTAAATACACATTCACTAACTAAAGCTTCAGCATCAAGTGGCAGCATCTTATGGTTATTAACTAAAAACTCATAAAA
This genomic interval carries:
- a CDS encoding class I SAM-dependent rRNA methyltransferase; translation: MTKITLKSNIRKRVEKGHPWVYDNEIDKIEGEYSNGDIVDVLNPKGKFIGRGYINDNSTIRVRIMTRNPKEEINREFFERRIKRAWEYRKKVVDTSSCRVIYGEADEMPGIIVDKFNDYLSIQTLTYGIDQYKDIIVDILKEVIEPKGIFERNDNNVRELEGLEQSKGIIYGDFEPHTIISENGIKMHVDIENGQKTGYFLDQRENRLAIKDIVKDGEVLDCFSHTGPFAMHAAYFGAKKVTAVDISEHAIETAKENAKLNGLTDKIDFVCANVFDLLREYQEEGKQFDVVILDPPAFTKSAKKIKSAYKGYKEINLRGMKLVKPGGFLVTASCSHYMSKELFREMLLESARDARKTIREVEVKTQAKDHPYLWNYEESLYLKFFILNVL